From the genome of Streptomyces spinoverrucosus:
ACTGGACCCTGGTCGGGCACGCCCTGGACCGACTGGAACCGGCGCACGCCTTCGCGACGCCCCGCCACGACTGCGGGGTCTGGGCCCCCGCCCTGAGGCACTACGCCGACCGTTTCTGGATCTTCTGGGGCGACCCCGACCAGGGCATCTACCAAATCAACGCCCCCGAGATACGCGGCCCCTGGACCCGCCCGCACCTGCTGAAGCCGGGCAAGGGCCTGATCGACCCCTGCCCGCTGTGGGACGACGAGACCGGCGAGGCCTACCTCGTGCACGCCTGGGCCAGGTCCCGCTCCGGCGTCAAGAACCGCCTCACCGGCCACCGGATGCACCCCGACGGCACCTCCCTCCTCGACGAGGGCAAGCTGATCGTCGACGGCGACCGCATCCCCGGCTGGTTCACCCTCGAAGGCCCCAAGCTCTACAAGCACGACGGCTGGTTCTGGATCCTGGCGCCCGCCGGGGGCGTCGAAACCGGCTGGCAGGGCGCCTTCCGCTCCCGCGGCTTCTTCGGGCCGTACGAGGAGAAAGTCGTCCTGGAACAGAGGGAAACCGACGTCAACGGGCCGCACCAGGGCGGCTGGGTGCGCACGCCCTCCGGAGAGGACTGGTTCGTGCACTTCCAGCAGCGGGGCGCGTACGGCCGTGTCGTCCACCTTCAGCCGATGCGCTGGGGTGCGGACGGCTGGCCGGTGCTCGGCGACGAGGGCGCCCCCGTCGCCGTACACCGACGCCCCGACCTGCCGCCGCAGCCGCCCGCCGCGCCCGCCACCGACGACGGCTTCCCCGGGGGGCGGTACGGCCGGCAGTGGCAGTGGACCGCCAATCCGCAGGAAGGCTGGGCCACCCAGCACACCGGGGACGGGCTACGGCTGACCTGCGTCCGCTCGGCCGACGCGCACGATCCGCGCAGACTGCCGAACGTTCTCACCCAGCGACTGCCGGGGACGCCGTGCGTGGTGGAAGTGGAGCTGCGGCTCGACAGCGCGGAGCCGGGGGCGCGGGCCGGGCTGGCGGTGCTGGGGGACGCGTTCAGCTGGATCGGGCTTCAGCGGGGGGCCGACGGGACGGTCCACCTCGTGCACCGGTTCGCGGAGGCGGTGGCCGAGAGGGAGCGGGACGCCGACCATCCACGGCTCGCCCCCGAGGGACGGGCGCGGCTGCGGATCGAGATCGGAGCCGGGGCGCGCTGCCGCTTCTTCTACGACGTGGGCGACGGCCCGCGTCCCTCCGGCCAGGTCTTCGCCGCCACGCCGTGGCGGTGGGTCGGCGCCCTGCTCGGCCTGTTCGCCCTCGCGCCCGGGGACGCGCAGGGGCACGCGGGGGCGGGCGTGTTCACGCAGTTCCGCATCACCACCGTCTGAGGCCCGGGCCGCAGAAGCGGATCGGGGCCCCACTGACCCCCACAGCTCCATATCTCCGTTGATCCAGAAGAAGAGAGCCGACCAATGAAGATCAGCATTCGCAGAAGCAGGCGCGCCGCCACGGCCGTCGCCCTGGGAGCCGTGCTCGCGCTGACCGCCACCGCCTGCGGCGACGACGGCAGCGGGGCGGGCGGCGACAGCGGCGCCGAGGGCAGCGGCACCGGAAAGATCGTCTTCTGGGACAACAATGGCGGTGTCCGCACCGACATCTGGAAGGAGATCATCGCCGACTTCGAGAAGGCTAACCCGGACATCGACGTCGAGTACGTGGGCATCGCCTCCACCGAGTACCAGTCCAAGGTCGACACCGCCATCCAGGGCGGCGGCCTGCCCGACGTCGGCGGGGTCGGCGCGGCGATGCTCGCCGGATTCGCCGCACAGGGCGCGCTGGAGCCGCTGGACGAGCGGCTCGCCAAGTCCTCGCTGAACGGCAAGCTCAACGAGGACATGGTCGCCTCGCTGAAGGCCGCGGGTGGGGGCGACGACACGCTCTACTCGATTCCGACCTCCGCCAACAACGGTGTGCTGTACTACCGCACCGACCTGTTCGAGAAGGCGGGTCTTGCGGAGCCGACCACCTGGGACGCCTTCTACCAGGCCGCCGAGGAACTCACCGCCGCCGGCAAGAACGAGTTCGGGTACACCATCCGGGGCGGCGCGGGATCCATCGCCCAGGCGCTGGACGCCATGTACGGGCAGTCCGGCATCACCTCCTTCTGGGACGCGAGCGGTGCGAAGACCACCGTGAACGACCCGAAGAACGTCGAGGCGCTGGAGAAGTACGCCGGGCTGTACAAGAAGGTCACTCCGGCCGCCGACCTCAACAACGACTTCACCAAGATGGTGGCGCAGTGGGACTCCGGCACGATCGGGATGCTGAACCACAACCTGGGGTCGTACCAGGATCACGTGAAGGCGCTGGGGGTCGAGAAGTTCCGGGGAATTCCGCAGCCGACGGGACCCGGGGGCAAGCGGGTCCAGGTGTCCAACCCGGTGGACGGGCTGGGGCTGTTCAAGAGCGGCAAGAACAAGGAAGCCGCGTGGAAGTTCATCGAGTTCGCCACCTCGCACGAGGAGAACTCGAAGTTCAACAAGGCGGCGGGGCAGGTGCCGGCGCACACCGACGCGGCGAAGGACGCGTGGATCTCCGAGGCCGAGCCGACGAAGCTGGCCGCGCAGGCGCTGAGTGATGGGTCTACGACCATTGTGCAGCTGCCGTATTACCTGCCGGACTGGAACACGATTTCCAAGGCGGACAATGAGCCGAACTTCCAGAAGGTGTTGCTGGGGGACATGAGTGCGAAGGAGTTCCTGGATGTTTTGGCCGGTCAGCTGAATGAGGCTCAGGCCGAGTGGGAGGAACAGATGGGCTGAGGCTGGTTTCCGTTGTGGGGGGCTGCGGGGCCGTTGTGGCTGGTCGCGCAGTTCCCCGCCCCCTGAAGGGCGATTTCCCCAACCCTGTTTTTAAGGAGCCATTGTGTCTCTTACGCGTAGACAGGTTGGCCTGGCGGCTGTTGCCGCCGTACCCCTCGCCTTGGCGGCGCCGGGCGCCGTTCAGGCCGCCCGCCGGATGCGGAGGCTTTACATCGCGGGTGACTCCACCGCCGCCCAGAAATACGCTGACGCCGCTCCCGAGACCGGGTGGGGCATGGCGCTTCCCTTCTTCCTTCGCAAGCACCTCGCCGTCGCCAATCACGCCGTGAACGGGCGGAGTTCCAAGAGCTTTGTCGATGAAGGACGGCTCGACGTCATTCTCGGTGAGATCCGGCCGGGGGACTTTCTGCTGATCCAGTTCGCGCACAACGACGAGAAGGTCACCGACCCGGCCCGGTACACCGAGCCCTGGAGTACCTACCAGGAGTATCTGCGGCTGTATGTCGACGGGGCGTGGGCCCGGGGTGCGCGGCCCGTGCTGGTCACGCCCGTCGAGCGGCGGAGGTTCGACGCGGGCGGGGTGGCCCTGCCGAGCCACGGGGAGTATCCGGCGGCGATGCGCGCGCTGGCCGCCGAGGAGGGCGTCGCCCTGCTCGATGTACAGGCTCTGTCGCTGGCGTTGTGGCAGGAGCTGGGCGTCGAGGGGACCAAGGCGTACTTCAACTGGACCGAGTCCGAGCAGGACAACACACATTTCAATCCGCCGGGCGCGATCGCGGTGGCCCGGCTGGTGGCGCGGGAGCTGGTACGGGCGAGGGTGCTCGCGCCGCGCGATGTCGTCCGGCTGGACGACGACATCCCCACGTCCTGGATCACCTGGCCCGAGGCGGACGACGCCCAGGCCGACTGACGAAGAGGAGAGCCGCACAGTGCGTATATCAGAATGTCATGGACCTGCCATAGCGGCGGGAGTCTGCGCCGCGCTGGTGCTGTCCCTCACCGCAGGGGTCGCCGCCGCCGAGCCGAGCGGGCACCGGGACACCGCCCGGCAGGTGCTGGGGGCGAACGACGGGTGGGGGTCGTACGGGACCGGCACCACCGGGGGTGCCGCGGCGGACGCCGAGCACGTCTACACCGTCACCACCTGGGCGGAGTTCAAGTCGGCGCTCGCTGACGGCGGAAGCGCCCCTAAGATCATCAAGGTCAAGGGCGTGATCGACGCCGTGTCCGAGGGCTGCGAGGCCTTCGCGGCCAACGGATACGACTTCCAGCAGTACCTCGCCGACTACGATCCCGCCGTCTGGGGCCTCGACACCCCGGTCAGCGGTGAGCAGGAGGACCTGCGGGCAGCCTCCGCCGCCAACCAGTCACAGGCCGTCAAGGCGAGCGTCCCGGCCAACACCACCATCATCGGGGTCGGGCGGAACGCCGGTTTCAAGGGCGCCAGCCTCCAGATCACCCGCGTCGACAACGTCATCATCCGCAACCTCACCTTCGAGAGCCCCGTCGACTGCTTCCCGCAGTGGGACCCGACCGACGGCTCCACCGGCAACTGGAACTCCGAGTACGACAGCGCCGTCGTCTACGGCTCCACGCACGTCTGGCTGGACCACAACACCTTCACCGACGGCGAGCACCCGGACAGCGCCGCGCCCGAGTACTTCGGGGTGCTCTACCAGCAGCACGACGGAGAGCTGGACATCGTCCGGGGCGCCGACTACGTGACCGCCTCCTGGAACGTCTTCGCCGATCACGACAAGACGATCCTGATCGGCAACAGCGACAGTGAGTCGACGGCCGTGGGCGACCGGGGGCATCTGAAGGTCACCTTCCACCACAACCTGTTCAGCAACCTGATCGAGCGCGCGCCGCGCGTCCGGTTCGGGCAGGTCGACTCGTACAACAACCACTTCGTCGCCGGGCCGGGCTACTCGTACACCTTCGGCATCGGCAAGGAGTCCCAACTCGTCGCCCAGCACAACGCGTTCACACTGCCGGACGGGGTCAGCCCGGCGAAGGTGCTGAAGAAGTGGAGCGAGGCGCCGGTCACCGCCGACGGCAACCACGTCAACGGCAAGCCGGTCGATCTCATCGCCGTGCACAACGCGGAGATCCCCGGCGAGACCCTCCAGCGCGACGCGGGCTGGACGCCCACCCTGCGCACCAAGGTCGACCCGCCGAAGGCGATCCCCGCGATCGTCGGGCAGCACGCGGGTGCGGGCCGACTGCGCTGACGCGCCCCCGGCCGGGGCGCGCCCGCCCCGGCCCACCTTTCACGAGCCGCACCGCGAAGGAGTATCCCCATGCCCCGGTCCAGAAGGGGTTTTCTCGTCGCGATCACCGGAGCCGCCGCGCTCGGTATCGCGCCCCTGCCCGCCCACGCCGGCGAGCGGCGCCGGCCCTTCGGCCGGTACGGGTCACCGGCCCGGCGCCTGACGCCGAAGACGGTCTACGTCGACCCGCACGGCCGCGGTGACTTCACAGGCGTCCAGGCCGCCGTGAACGCCGCCACCACCGCCGGCTTCACCCTGGTCATCGCACCCGGCGTCTACCGCGAGACGGTCAGCGCCGGCATCGTCGACCCGGCCACCGGGCAGCGCACCGACGCCGCCGCCGAGATGACCTGGATCGGCGCGAGCGAGGACCCCCGGGACGTCGTCATCGTCTACGACAACGCGGCGGGCACACCGAAGCCGGACGGCTCCGGCACCTACGGCACCAGCGGCTCGGCCACCACCCTGATCCGTACCGACGGCTTCACCGCCCGCTGGATCACCTTCGCCAACGACTGGCTGCGCGCCGACCACCCCGGCGTCGCCGGCACCCAGGCCGTCGCCATCAAGGTGCAGGGCGACCGCTCGGCGTTCCACCACTGCCGGTTCCTCGGCCACCAGGACACGCTGTACGCCGACTCCTTCGACCTCGGCCTCTTCGCCCGTCAGTACTACTCCCACTGTTATGTCGAGGGCGACGTCGACTTCGTCTTCGGCCGCGCGAGCGCCGTCTTCGAGCACTGCCACTTCCGTACGCTGACCCGCACCGACCTCGCCACCGCCCCGTACGGCTTCGTCCTCGCGCCCTCCACGGCCGGCGCCAACCCGCGCGGCTACCTGGTGACCCACAGCCGTATCACCAGCGAGGCCCCCGACGCCCACTACAAGCTGGCCCGCCCCTGGGTGCCCAGCTCCGACATCACCGCCCACCCGATGCTCACCGTCCGGAACACCTGGCTCGGCCCCGGCATCGACGCGGTCGCGCCCTACGCGAACATGCGCGACACCTATCCCTGGCAGGAACAGCGTTTCGCCGAGTACCGCAACTCCGGCCCCGGCGCGCGGATCACCGTCCCCGAGAACCGTCCACAACTGACCCCCGCCCAGGCCGAGTCGCACACCCCGGAGGCCTACCTGGGTGATGTGGCTGGACGCCGTCCTGTGACTCCTACCGCCGTACGGGCCTGATCGACTCCAGCGTCGGCGTCACGGCTTTGATCGTGCCGTCGGCCGCGAACTCCATGCGGTCGACGGTCGTCTCCCGGTGCGTGCCGTCGCCGCCGGGCCGGCCGGGGCCGTTCAGGGCGAAGCGGTGGTAGACGATGTACCAGTCGTCGGTGCCGGGGGTGTTCACCACGGAGTGGTGGCCGGTGCCGAGGATGCCGTACTCGGGCCGCTTCTGCAGGATCGTGCCGCGCTTGGTCCACGGGCCGAGCGGGGACGGGCCGGTCGCGTAGGCCACGTGGTAGTTCTCACTGCGGGTGTCGTCCTCGGACCACATGAAGTAGTAGGTGCCGCTCCGCTTGATCACGAAGGAGCCCTCACGGAAGTTCGCCGGCGTGATGTCCCGCACCTTCGCGGGGTCGTACGACACCATGTCGTCGTTGAGCGGAACGACGTATCCGCGGCCGTTGCCCCAGTAGAGATACGACGTCCCGTCGTCGTCGGTGTAGACCGACGGGTCGATCATCTGGCCGCTCAACTGGCCCTTGGGGACGAGAGGTTTACCGAGGGCGTCCTTGAAGGGCCCGGCGGGGGAGTCGGCGACCGCCACGCCGATCTGCTGTTCGGCGCAGAAGTAGAAGTAGTACGTGCCGTCCTTCTCCGCGATCGCGGGCGCCCAGGCGTTCCGGTCGGCCCAGGAGACGTCCGGTCCCAGGTCGAGGATGACGCCGTGGTCCTTCCAGTGGACCAGGTCCCTGGAGGAGAAGGCCTTGAACTGGGTGCCGCTCCAGCCCGGGAAGCCGTCCGTGGTCGGGTAGATCCAGTAACGGCCGTTCATGTACTTGATGTCGGGGTCGGCGTACAGGCCGGGCAGGATCGGGCTGCGGGTGCGTACCGCCTCGACCGTCCAGCGGCGCTCGGTCCCGTCGGCGGCCGTCACGGTGTACGTCTGCGGCTTGCGGAAGTCGCGCCGGGTGCCCGAGCGGGGGCTGATCGTGGCGCCCTCACCGGCCCACAGCTTCGGGGCGAGCCGGGAGAGTTCGGTGCCCGGCTCCATCGGCAGCACGACCTTCGACGTGGCCTCGCTGACGATCGCGTACCCCTTCTGGTCCCTCGCCGTCGCGTCCACGATCGACGCCGGGCTCACCGGGTACGCGGCGAGCAGCCGGTCGTACTGCTGTTGCGTCACCGGGATGACCGTGCCGTGCCGGGGACTGGCGGGCAGCTGGTAGTTGGTCGAGGGCGTCCAGCGGCCCGAGTCGAGGTCGGTCGTCTCGAAGGGGAGGTAGCCACGGCCGCCGTACTCGTCGATGAAGAGGTACCACTTCTCCTCGGTGTTGGACTTGAAGACCGTCGGCCCCTCACCGCGGTCCATCGCGCCCTTGCCGATGCAGTCGGAGACGAAGTCGTAGGCGGTCGAGGTGAGCGTGCGCGACTTCTCGCCCGTGATGAACTTCGAGCAGGGGCTGGAGGAACTCGGGTCCCGCTCGTCCTTGGTGTAGCGGTAGTACGTGCCCTGGTGCTCCACCACGGTCGAGTCGATCACCGAGTAGCCGGGGTCGTTCCAGACCTTCGGCTCGCTGAAGGTGCGGAAGTCCTTCGTCGTCGCGTACAGCATCTTGTTGTACGTCGATCCCGTGTGGTCCGGGTCGTCGGCGGCGTACAGCTTCGACGCCCAGAAGACGACGTACGCACCGAGCGAGTCGTCCCAGTAGGCCTCCGGCGCCCAGGTGTTGCCCGCGTTGTCGGGGGAGACCCTCACCAGCCGCTGGTCGGTCCAGTGGACCAGGTCGGTGGACTCCCACACCATGATCGACTTGCTGCCGTGCCGCTGGACGTGGTCCCAGCTCCCGCTGGAGTTGCGGTACATGCGCAGGTCGGTCGCGATCATGTAGAACTTGTCGCCCTCGGGGGAGCGGATCACGAACGGGTCGCGCAGACCCTTCTCCCCGATGGTGGAGGTGAGCACCGGCTTGCCGGCGTTCAGCTCCCGCCAGTGCAGCGGGTCGTTGCCGCGGCTGAGCGCGTACCGGATCTGCTCGCCGTCGGCGGTGCCCTCGCCGGTGAAGTAGGCGAAGAGGTAACCGGCGTACTCGGGGGCCTTCACGGGGGGTGCTCCTGGGTGGGCGGTGCCCTGCGGGGCGGTGAGCAGGGCGAGGAGAAGGGCCAGGAAGGGGAGCAGGAGCATCCGGGGGCGGCTCATGGCACTCCCTGTGTGAGTATGGGGGATTCTGTTGAATGGCGGTGCCTTCGGGAGTGTCACCGGTGGGGGACAGCGGGTCAATGGGGTGGGCGGGAGTCGAGCGAGCAGAAAGTTTCGGAGGTTTTCGCTCGGGGCACGTACGCCCCCGCCGGTCGGGACCGGCGGGGGCGTTTTCGTTATGTGTGGGTCACTTGTAGGTGAGGTCGGAGGGCGTGTAGCGGCAGTGTGTGCCGTCCGGGCCCGTGCCGAGTTCCTTTGGTTCGGCGCCGGTGTTGTTGCCCTGGAAACGTGTGCACGGCTTGATCTTCTTGCTGCTGTCGCCGTGGATCCGCACCTTGCGCAGGGCGGCCGTCTCGCCGAAGTTGGAGTTGATCCCGACGATCGAC
Proteins encoded in this window:
- a CDS encoding ABC transporter substrate-binding protein, which encodes MKISIRRSRRAATAVALGAVLALTATACGDDGSGAGGDSGAEGSGTGKIVFWDNNGGVRTDIWKEIIADFEKANPDIDVEYVGIASTEYQSKVDTAIQGGGLPDVGGVGAAMLAGFAAQGALEPLDERLAKSSLNGKLNEDMVASLKAAGGGDDTLYSIPTSANNGVLYYRTDLFEKAGLAEPTTWDAFYQAAEELTAAGKNEFGYTIRGGAGSIAQALDAMYGQSGITSFWDASGAKTTVNDPKNVEALEKYAGLYKKVTPAADLNNDFTKMVAQWDSGTIGMLNHNLGSYQDHVKALGVEKFRGIPQPTGPGGKRVQVSNPVDGLGLFKSGKNKEAAWKFIEFATSHEENSKFNKAAGQVPAHTDAAKDAWISEAEPTKLAAQALSDGSTTIVQLPYYLPDWNTISKADNEPNFQKVLLGDMSAKEFLDVLAGQLNEAQAEWEEQMG
- a CDS encoding rhamnogalacturonan acetylesterase; the protein is MSLTRRQVGLAAVAAVPLALAAPGAVQAARRMRRLYIAGDSTAAQKYADAAPETGWGMALPFFLRKHLAVANHAVNGRSSKSFVDEGRLDVILGEIRPGDFLLIQFAHNDEKVTDPARYTEPWSTYQEYLRLYVDGAWARGARPVLVTPVERRRFDAGGVALPSHGEYPAAMRALAAEEGVALLDVQALSLALWQELGVEGTKAYFNWTESEQDNTHFNPPGAIAVARLVARELVRARVLAPRDVVRLDDDIPTSWITWPEADDAQAD
- a CDS encoding pectate lyase family protein, with protein sequence MRISECHGPAIAAGVCAALVLSLTAGVAAAEPSGHRDTARQVLGANDGWGSYGTGTTGGAAADAEHVYTVTTWAEFKSALADGGSAPKIIKVKGVIDAVSEGCEAFAANGYDFQQYLADYDPAVWGLDTPVSGEQEDLRAASAANQSQAVKASVPANTTIIGVGRNAGFKGASLQITRVDNVIIRNLTFESPVDCFPQWDPTDGSTGNWNSEYDSAVVYGSTHVWLDHNTFTDGEHPDSAAPEYFGVLYQQHDGELDIVRGADYVTASWNVFADHDKTILIGNSDSESTAVGDRGHLKVTFHHNLFSNLIERAPRVRFGQVDSYNNHFVAGPGYSYTFGIGKESQLVAQHNAFTLPDGVSPAKVLKKWSEAPVTADGNHVNGKPVDLIAVHNAEIPGETLQRDAGWTPTLRTKVDPPKAIPAIVGQHAGAGRLR
- a CDS encoding glycoside hydrolase family 43 protein, which translates into the protein MSVSPTETVYRNPILDADWSDPDIVRVGDDFYLTASSFGRVPGLPLLHSRDLVNWTLVGHALDRLEPAHAFATPRHDCGVWAPALRHYADRFWIFWGDPDQGIYQINAPEIRGPWTRPHLLKPGKGLIDPCPLWDDETGEAYLVHAWARSRSGVKNRLTGHRMHPDGTSLLDEGKLIVDGDRIPGWFTLEGPKLYKHDGWFWILAPAGGVETGWQGAFRSRGFFGPYEEKVVLEQRETDVNGPHQGGWVRTPSGEDWFVHFQQRGAYGRVVHLQPMRWGADGWPVLGDEGAPVAVHRRPDLPPQPPAAPATDDGFPGGRYGRQWQWTANPQEGWATQHTGDGLRLTCVRSADAHDPRRLPNVLTQRLPGTPCVVEVELRLDSAEPGARAGLAVLGDAFSWIGLQRGADGTVHLVHRFAEAVAERERDADHPRLAPEGRARLRIEIGAGARCRFFYDVGDGPRPSGQVFAATPWRWVGALLGLFALAPGDAQGHAGAGVFTQFRITTV
- a CDS encoding pectinesterase family protein; translated protein: MPRSRRGFLVAITGAAALGIAPLPAHAGERRRPFGRYGSPARRLTPKTVYVDPHGRGDFTGVQAAVNAATTAGFTLVIAPGVYRETVSAGIVDPATGQRTDAAAEMTWIGASEDPRDVVIVYDNAAGTPKPDGSGTYGTSGSATTLIRTDGFTARWITFANDWLRADHPGVAGTQAVAIKVQGDRSAFHHCRFLGHQDTLYADSFDLGLFARQYYSHCYVEGDVDFVFGRASAVFEHCHFRTLTRTDLATAPYGFVLAPSTAGANPRGYLVTHSRITSEAPDAHYKLARPWVPSSDITAHPMLTVRNTWLGPGIDAVAPYANMRDTYPWQEQRFAEYRNSGPGARITVPENRPQLTPAQAESHTPEAYLGDVAGRRPVTPTAVRA
- a CDS encoding family 43 glycosylhydrolase, yielding MSRPRMLLLPFLALLLALLTAPQGTAHPGAPPVKAPEYAGYLFAYFTGEGTADGEQIRYALSRGNDPLHWRELNAGKPVLTSTIGEKGLRDPFVIRSPEGDKFYMIATDLRMYRNSSGSWDHVQRHGSKSIMVWESTDLVHWTDQRLVRVSPDNAGNTWAPEAYWDDSLGAYVVFWASKLYAADDPDHTGSTYNKMLYATTKDFRTFSEPKVWNDPGYSVIDSTVVEHQGTYYRYTKDERDPSSSSPCSKFITGEKSRTLTSTAYDFVSDCIGKGAMDRGEGPTVFKSNTEEKWYLFIDEYGGRGYLPFETTDLDSGRWTPSTNYQLPASPRHGTVIPVTQQQYDRLLAAYPVSPASIVDATARDQKGYAIVSEATSKVVLPMEPGTELSRLAPKLWAGEGATISPRSGTRRDFRKPQTYTVTAADGTERRWTVEAVRTRSPILPGLYADPDIKYMNGRYWIYPTTDGFPGWSGTQFKAFSSRDLVHWKDHGVILDLGPDVSWADRNAWAPAIAEKDGTYYFYFCAEQQIGVAVADSPAGPFKDALGKPLVPKGQLSGQMIDPSVYTDDDGTSYLYWGNGRGYVVPLNDDMVSYDPAKVRDITPANFREGSFVIKRSGTYYFMWSEDDTRSENYHVAYATGPSPLGPWTKRGTILQKRPEYGILGTGHHSVVNTPGTDDWYIVYHRFALNGPGRPGGDGTHRETTVDRMEFAADGTIKAVTPTLESIRPVRR